A single genomic interval of Sphingopyxis sp. CCNWLW2 harbors:
- a CDS encoding bile acid:sodium symporter family protein: MLTRIFPDRFVPVLFATILLASLLPVRGAAVPIAGGVSTAAIIFLFFLNGVRLPRDEVLHGIRNWKLQGSALAFCFGFMALLGLAAQAATAPLLPATLALGFLFLGILPSTVQSATAASSLAGGNVAASVVAAALLNLSGVALSPLLFALLAGSAGEIHGEAVLRIVSILLVPFVAGQLVQRWLRPWVLAHRGLATFMDRTAIAIAVYVAFSAAVVAGIWSLLDAREIAIVFAAVAALLTLSFGGAWALGGLLKLARPDRITLLFSGAQKSIAVGAPLAATLFPPAIAGMVLVPILVYHMAQLILSAWIAPVLRSGQGVVLE; encoded by the coding sequence ATGCTCACCCGCATCTTTCCCGACCGCTTCGTCCCCGTCCTGTTCGCGACAATCCTGCTCGCGAGCCTGCTCCCGGTGCGCGGCGCCGCGGTGCCAATCGCGGGAGGCGTTTCGACCGCGGCGATCATCTTCCTCTTCTTCCTCAACGGCGTACGCCTGCCGCGCGATGAGGTTTTGCACGGCATCCGCAACTGGAAGCTGCAAGGAAGCGCGCTCGCTTTCTGTTTCGGCTTTATGGCGCTGCTCGGCCTCGCGGCGCAGGCGGCGACCGCGCCGCTGCTCCCCGCGACGCTCGCGCTCGGTTTTCTCTTCCTCGGCATCCTGCCTTCGACCGTCCAGTCGGCGACCGCCGCGAGCAGCCTTGCGGGCGGCAATGTCGCGGCGAGCGTCGTCGCGGCGGCGCTGCTCAACCTCAGCGGGGTGGCGCTCTCGCCCCTGCTCTTCGCGCTGCTCGCGGGCAGTGCGGGCGAGATCCATGGTGAGGCGGTGCTGCGCATCGTTTCGATCCTGCTCGTGCCGTTCGTCGCCGGGCAACTCGTGCAGCGCTGGCTGCGGCCGTGGGTGCTCGCGCACCGCGGGCTTGCAACCTTCATGGACCGCACCGCGATCGCGATCGCGGTCTATGTCGCTTTCTCGGCCGCCGTCGTCGCGGGGATCTGGAGCCTGCTCGACGCGCGCGAGATCGCCATCGTGTTCGCCGCGGTCGCGGCGCTGCTTACGCTCTCGTTCGGCGGCGCGTGGGCACTCGGCGGGCTGCTGAAGCTCGCACGGCCCGACCGCATCACGTTGCTCTTTTCGGGGGCGCAAAAGAGCATCGCGGTCGGCGCACCGCTCGCCGCGACGCTTTTCCCGCCCGCCATCGCCGGCATGGTGCTCGTTCCGATCCTCGTCTATCATATGGCGCAACTGATCCTGTCCGCGTGGATCGCGCCGGTGCTGCGGTCGGGACAGGGTGTGGTACTTGAATAA
- a CDS encoding 5'-methylthioadenosine/S-adenosylhomocysteine nucleosidase family protein, translated as MAHILILAALPEEADALFPGTGERVGGLFAERRLAVAGHRLTIATCGLGKVNAALCAGALAGDADMLLMMGTCGSLGAAPGAYWLAEALQHDYGASQPGLFRRYRAGEWPIGEAGEAHFSAVADPGLGLPHARIASGDSFVACPDAAADLAALGATLVDMEVGAVAQVAARLGKPWAAIKAVTDEANGDSAGDFHANLVRAARVAGQEVERLIAMV; from the coding sequence ATGGCCCATATCCTGATCCTCGCCGCGCTGCCCGAAGAGGCCGATGCGCTGTTTCCCGGCACCGGCGAGCGCGTCGGCGGACTGTTTGCCGAACGGCGGCTGGCCGTCGCGGGCCACAGACTCACCATCGCAACGTGCGGGCTCGGCAAGGTGAACGCGGCGCTTTGTGCGGGCGCGTTGGCGGGCGATGCCGATATGCTGCTGATGATGGGAACGTGCGGCTCGCTGGGCGCGGCGCCCGGCGCCTATTGGCTCGCCGAGGCACTGCAGCATGATTATGGCGCCAGCCAGCCCGGCCTTTTTCGCCGCTACCGCGCGGGCGAATGGCCGATCGGCGAAGCCGGGGAGGCGCATTTTTCGGCGGTGGCCGACCCCGGCCTCGGCTTGCCGCACGCGCGCATCGCGAGCGGCGACAGCTTTGTCGCGTGCCCCGATGCCGCTGCCGACCTAGCGGCGCTCGGCGCGACACTCGTCGATATGGAGGTCGGAGCGGTGGCGCAGGTCGCGGCGCGGCTGGGCAAGCCCTGGGCGGCGATCAAGGCGGTCACCGACGAAGCGAACGGCGACAGCGCGGGCGATTTTCACGCCAATCTCGTCCGTGCCGCGCGCGTCGCCGGGCAGGAGGTCGAGCGGCTGATCGCGATGGTCTGA
- a CDS encoding tetratricopeptide repeat protein — MRYRSSLSIAAACALFVAPLAFAAGGGGGGGSAPPSQSSYDPTVDYKKGADAFASGKYDEAAKAFKKVVSAVPKNPQANYLLGASYMAQGDFSRAVKPLEAAVRYDEKMVVARRDLGIAQAKLGKTEKAAEQAAALKAMQEGCGGTCADAAKLADAVAKLDAAVAAGPQVQSAVEPEVRLAAAETLDATYVAAVGLINEHRYEAAIAKLDAALWAAGPHPDVLTYLGFANRKLKRYDAAETYYREALAIAPTHRGALEYYGELKLERGDVAGARAHLAKLEAICGFGCHEVDELKRWIAAGRSSAS; from the coding sequence ATGCGCTATCGATCTTCACTATCCATCGCCGCTGCTTGCGCGCTCTTCGTCGCGCCGCTCGCCTTTGCTGCGGGTGGCGGCGGAGGGGGCGGCAGCGCACCGCCGAGCCAGAGCAGCTACGACCCAACGGTCGATTACAAGAAAGGCGCTGACGCCTTCGCCTCGGGCAAATATGACGAGGCGGCGAAAGCGTTCAAAAAGGTCGTGTCCGCGGTCCCGAAGAACCCCCAGGCCAATTATCTGCTCGGCGCGAGCTATATGGCGCAGGGCGATTTCTCGCGCGCGGTGAAGCCGCTCGAAGCCGCGGTGCGCTATGACGAGAAGATGGTCGTCGCGCGCCGCGACCTCGGCATCGCGCAGGCGAAGCTCGGCAAGACGGAAAAGGCGGCCGAGCAGGCCGCGGCGCTGAAGGCGATGCAGGAAGGCTGCGGCGGCACCTGCGCCGATGCCGCGAAGCTCGCCGATGCGGTTGCTAAACTCGATGCGGCGGTGGCCGCGGGGCCGCAGGTGCAAAGCGCGGTCGAGCCCGAGGTGCGGCTGGCCGCGGCCGAGACGCTCGATGCGACCTATGTTGCCGCCGTTGGCCTGATCAACGAGCATCGCTACGAAGCCGCGATCGCCAAGCTCGACGCGGCGCTGTGGGCGGCGGGGCCGCATCCCGATGTGCTGACTTATCTGGGTTTCGCGAACCGCAAGCTCAAACGCTATGATGCGGCCGAGACCTATTATCGCGAGGCGCTCGCCATCGCGCCGACGCATCGCGGCGCGCTCGAATATTATGGCGAACTGAAGCTCGAACGCGGTGACGTGGCGGGCGCCAGGGCGCATCTGGCAAAGCTTGAGGCGATCTGCGGTTTCGGCTGTCACGAGGTCGACGAGCTGAAGCGCTGGATCGCGGCGGGGCGTTCATCCGCAAGCTGA
- the typA gene encoding translational GTPase TypA: MSLRNIAIIAHVDHGKTTLVDQLFRQSGTFRDNQRVEERAMDSNDLEKERGITILAKCTSVEWGEGADLTRINIVDTPGHADFGGEVERILSMVDGVILLVDAAEGPMPQTKFVTGKALALGLKPIVVVNKIDRSDARAAEVLDEVFELFLTLEANDEQLDFPILYASGRGGFASDSPDAREGTLEPLFKTIVSHVPTPGLPEDAPFTFLATLLDRDNFIGRILTGRVQSGTVKVNQPIHAIDMDGKVIETGRASKLLAFRGLDRVPVEEARAGDIVAIAGLAQATVANTIADTSVSTPIAAQPIDPPTLSMRFAVNDSPMAGREGSKVTSRMIRDRLFREAETNVAIRITESADKDSFEVAGRGELQLGVLIETMRREGFELGISRPKVLYGEDEAGKRTEPYETVVIDVDDEHSGTVVEKMQVRKADLTDMRPSGGGKTRITFSGPSRGLIGYHGEFLSDTRGTGIMNRLFEKYGPYKGVIEGRKNGVLISNGNGEAVAYALGPLEERGILFVSPGEALYEGMIIGENAKPDDLEVNPMKSKQLTNFRSTGKDDAIRLTPPKRMTLEQAIAYIDDDEMVEVTPKNIRIRKTLLDPHERKKASRKKEAA; the protein is encoded by the coding sequence ATGTCTTTGCGCAATATCGCCATCATCGCGCACGTCGATCATGGCAAGACCACCCTCGTCGACCAGCTGTTCCGCCAGTCGGGCACGTTCCGCGACAACCAGCGCGTCGAAGAGCGCGCGATGGATTCGAACGATCTGGAAAAGGAACGCGGGATCACCATCCTGGCGAAATGCACCTCGGTCGAGTGGGGCGAAGGCGCCGACCTGACGCGCATCAACATCGTCGACACCCCGGGCCACGCCGACTTCGGCGGTGAGGTCGAGCGCATCCTCAGCATGGTCGACGGCGTCATCCTGCTCGTCGACGCCGCCGAAGGCCCGATGCCGCAGACCAAGTTCGTGACCGGCAAGGCGCTCGCGCTCGGCCTCAAGCCGATCGTCGTCGTCAACAAGATCGACCGCAGCGACGCGCGCGCCGCCGAAGTGCTCGACGAGGTGTTCGAACTGTTCCTGACGCTCGAAGCCAATGACGAACAGCTCGACTTCCCGATCCTCTACGCCTCGGGCCGCGGCGGTTTCGCCTCGGACAGCCCCGACGCGCGCGAAGGCACGCTCGAGCCGCTGTTCAAGACGATCGTGTCGCACGTCCCGACCCCGGGCCTGCCCGAAGACGCGCCCTTCACCTTCCTCGCCACCCTGCTCGACCGCGACAATTTCATCGGCCGCATCCTGACCGGCCGCGTCCAGTCGGGCACGGTTAAGGTCAACCAGCCGATCCACGCGATCGACATGGACGGCAAGGTCATCGAAACCGGCCGTGCGTCGAAGCTGCTCGCGTTCCGCGGGCTCGACCGCGTTCCCGTCGAGGAAGCGCGCGCGGGCGACATCGTCGCGATCGCGGGCCTCGCGCAGGCGACCGTCGCGAACACCATCGCCGACACCAGCGTCAGCACCCCGATCGCCGCGCAGCCGATCGATCCGCCGACGCTGTCGATGCGCTTTGCCGTGAACGATTCGCCGATGGCGGGCCGAGAGGGCAGCAAGGTGACGAGCCGCATGATCCGCGACCGCCTGTTCCGCGAAGCCGAAACCAATGTCGCGATCCGCATCACCGAAAGCGCCGACAAGGACAGCTTCGAAGTCGCGGGCCGCGGCGAGCTTCAGCTCGGCGTGCTCATCGAAACGATGCGCCGCGAAGGCTTCGAGCTCGGCATCAGCCGTCCGAAGGTCCTCTATGGCGAGGACGAGGCCGGCAAGCGCACCGAACCTTATGAAACCGTCGTGATCGACGTCGATGACGAACATTCGGGCACGGTTGTCGAGAAGATGCAGGTCCGCAAGGCCGACCTCACCGACATGCGCCCGTCGGGTGGCGGCAAGACGCGGATCACCTTCTCGGGTCCCTCGCGCGGCCTGATCGGCTATCATGGCGAATTCCTGTCCGACACGCGCGGCACCGGGATTATGAACCGTCTGTTCGAGAAGTACGGCCCGTACAAGGGCGTGATCGAGGGCCGCAAGAATGGCGTCCTGATCTCGAACGGCAATGGCGAAGCCGTCGCCTATGCCTTGGGCCCGCTCGAAGAGCGCGGTATCCTCTTCGTCTCGCCCGGCGAGGCGCTGTATGAGGGCATGATCATCGGCGAAAATGCGAAGCCCGACGACCTCGAGGTCAACCCGATGAAGTCGAAGCAGCTCACCAACTTCCGTTCGACGGGCAAGGACGACGCGATCCGCCTGACCCCGCCGAAGCGCATGACGCTCGAACAGGCGATCGCCTATATCGACGATGACGAGATGGTCGAAGTGACCCCGAAGAATATCCGCATCCGCAAGACGCTGCTCGACCCGCATGAGCGCAAGAAAGCATCGCGCAAGAAAGAAGCGGCGTAA
- a CDS encoding hemerythrin domain-containing protein, with translation MTMRVEIERLRNEHRRLLSLAGHLGRHVAGAFPHDAKAREDFNAVRTRFRTELIAHLKREDWVLYPSLLASGDRQLTDTAQNYVDEMGHISEAFTDYSRQWLPDAIAADWAGYCAATKGILEALAARIEREDAGLYPLALTVEAVNAQGGRPGSSPDTGAAAQPSAF, from the coding sequence ATGACGATGCGCGTGGAAATCGAACGGCTCAGGAACGAGCATCGCCGACTGCTCTCGCTCGCCGGTCATTTGGGACGCCATGTCGCGGGGGCATTCCCGCACGATGCGAAAGCGCGCGAGGATTTCAACGCGGTGCGCACGCGGTTCCGCACCGAGCTGATCGCGCATCTGAAGCGCGAAGACTGGGTGCTCTATCCCTCGCTTCTTGCCAGCGGTGACCGCCAGCTGACCGACACCGCGCAGAATTACGTCGACGAAATGGGGCATATTTCGGAGGCGTTCACCGATTATAGCCGCCAATGGCTGCCCGACGCGATCGCGGCGGACTGGGCGGGCTATTGCGCCGCGACCAAGGGGATACTCGAAGCGCTTGCCGCGCGCATCGAGCGCGAGGACGCAGGGCTGTATCCGCTGGCGCTGACCGTTGAGGCGGTCAATGCTCAGGGCGGGCGTCCCGGCAGCAGCCCCGATACGGGCGCGGCGGCGCAGCCGTCCGCCTTCTGA
- a CDS encoding rRNA large subunit pseudouridine synthase E: MGRLILFNKPYGVLSQFTDRGTPEARATLSDYIDVPGVYPAGRLDRDSEGLLILTDDGALQARISSPKHKTPKTYLAQVEGEPDAASLDQLRAGVELNDGMTRPATVRRIDPPLLWDRDPPVRYRKSVPDSWIELTITEGRNRQVRRMTAAVGYPTLRLVRWRIGGWELGALAPGEWREVG; the protein is encoded by the coding sequence TTGGGACGGTTGATCCTGTTCAACAAGCCGTACGGCGTGCTCAGCCAGTTCACCGATCGCGGCACGCCCGAGGCGCGCGCGACGCTGTCCGACTATATCGACGTGCCCGGCGTCTATCCGGCCGGGCGGCTCGACCGCGATAGCGAAGGCCTGCTGATCCTGACCGACGACGGCGCGCTGCAGGCGCGCATTTCGTCGCCGAAGCACAAGACGCCCAAAACCTATCTGGCGCAGGTCGAGGGCGAGCCCGACGCGGCGAGCCTCGATCAGCTGCGTGCCGGAGTCGAACTGAACGATGGCATGACGCGCCCCGCGACCGTCCGCCGCATCGACCCGCCCCTGCTGTGGGACCGCGACCCGCCCGTGCGATACCGCAAGAGCGTTCCCGACAGCTGGATCGAACTGACGATCACCGAAGGCCGCAACCGCCAGGTTCGCCGCATGACCGCCGCGGTCGGCTATCCGACGCTGCGGCTGGTGCGCTGGCGGATCGGGGGGTGGGAGCTTGGCGCGCTGGCGCCGGGGGAATGGCGCGAGGTCGGGTGA
- a CDS encoding SDR family oxidoreductase — MADHSIQGKTVLIAGGGKNLGGLIARDLAAQGARAIAVHYNSGASAAETEATLAAIRATGAEAVAFQADLTSAAAMEKLFADTIAAIGRPDIAINTVGKVLKKPFTEISEGEYDEMTAVNSKTAFFFLKEAGKHVNDNGKICTLVTSLLGAYTPFYAAYAGTKAPVEHFTRAASKEFGTRGISVTAIGPGPMDTPFFYPAEGADAQAYHKSAAALSAFTKTGLTDIQDIVPWIRMLVSDGWWMTGQTILVNGGYTTK, encoded by the coding sequence ATGGCCGATCACAGCATCCAGGGTAAAACCGTCCTCATCGCGGGCGGCGGCAAGAATCTCGGCGGCCTCATCGCACGCGACCTCGCCGCGCAGGGCGCGAGGGCGATCGCGGTGCATTACAACAGCGGCGCCTCGGCCGCCGAGACCGAGGCAACGCTCGCCGCGATCCGCGCCACCGGGGCCGAGGCGGTCGCCTTTCAGGCCGACCTCACGTCCGCCGCTGCGATGGAAAAGCTTTTCGCCGACACGATCGCCGCGATCGGCCGCCCCGACATCGCGATCAACACTGTCGGCAAGGTGCTGAAAAAGCCCTTCACCGAGATCAGCGAAGGCGAATATGACGAGATGACGGCGGTCAATTCGAAGACCGCCTTCTTCTTCCTGAAGGAGGCGGGCAAACATGTGAACGACAATGGCAAAATCTGCACGCTCGTTACATCTTTGCTCGGCGCCTACACGCCCTTCTACGCCGCCTATGCGGGGACCAAGGCGCCGGTTGAACATTTCACCCGCGCCGCATCGAAAGAGTTCGGGACACGCGGCATTTCGGTGACCGCGATCGGCCCCGGTCCGATGGACACCCCCTTCTTCTACCCCGCCGAGGGCGCGGATGCGCAGGCCTATCACAAGTCCGCCGCGGCGCTCTCTGCCTTCACGAAGACCGGGCTCACCGACATTCAGGATATCGTGCCGTGGATCCGTATGCTGGTATCGGACGGCTGGTGGATGACCGGCCAGACGATCCTCGTCAACGGCGGCTACACGACCAAGTGA
- a CDS encoding AraC family transcriptional regulator: MTEAATVWDGIRPRSGRDVVARYQAQIGRLAVLAATENLEQPTDWAFEEDHHIVVVHLGGRLDQMECEFSVGPSGPVLPSRGDLWVIPAACRYAALAQGERAEFVELRVPIALLADAPLAARVRHRDDVLFDGAARLFELMHNADDDLARMAAHEVGDALEQHLRRFYGYRERVPGHRALSASDRNRLVDAIRGQLDAEHSLAGLASLVGFDVRRFTEAFQQAFGLSPWQYVMRARLDEAARRLWYGEEPVTEVALATGFASPSHFATAFVRRFGVPPTRYRAAAQ, translated from the coding sequence TTGACCGAAGCCGCAACCGTCTGGGATGGTATCAGGCCGCGATCGGGGCGCGACGTCGTCGCGCGGTATCAGGCGCAGATCGGTCGGCTCGCTGTTCTTGCCGCAACCGAAAATCTGGAGCAGCCCACCGACTGGGCGTTCGAGGAAGATCATCATATCGTCGTCGTCCACCTGGGCGGCCGGCTCGACCAGATGGAGTGCGAGTTTTCGGTCGGGCCCTCGGGTCCGGTGCTGCCGTCGCGCGGCGATCTGTGGGTGATTCCGGCGGCGTGCCGCTATGCCGCGCTTGCGCAAGGCGAGCGGGCGGAGTTCGTCGAACTGCGCGTGCCGATCGCATTGCTCGCCGATGCGCCGCTCGCCGCGCGGGTCCGCCATCGCGACGATGTCCTCTTTGATGGGGCGGCGCGGCTGTTCGAATTGATGCACAACGCCGACGACGATCTGGCACGAATGGCGGCGCATGAGGTTGGCGATGCGCTCGAGCAACATCTGCGTCGGTTCTATGGCTATCGCGAGCGGGTGCCGGGGCATCGTGCCCTGTCGGCGTCGGATCGCAACCGCCTCGTCGATGCGATCCGCGGGCAGCTCGATGCGGAGCATAGCCTTGCCGGACTGGCGTCGTTGGTCGGCTTCGACGTTCGCCGCTTCACCGAAGCGTTCCAGCAGGCTTTCGGCCTGTCCCCTTGGCAATATGTGATGCGTGCGCGGCTCGACGAGGCGGCGCGCCGCCTGTGGTATGGCGAGGAGCCGGTGACCGAGGTGGCGTTGGCGACGGGCTTTGCGTCACCCAGCCATTTTGCGACGGCCTTTGTGCGGCGGTTCGGGGTGCCGCCGACGCGCTATCGCGCGGCTGCGCAATAG
- a CDS encoding TonB-dependent receptor, with translation MTNARYLLASASIGTLLFAASAAHAQAPAPAAADAAESEIVVTGIRGSLREAIDAKRDLSVIADVVTAEDVGKFPDKNVAEALQRVPGIVVNREFGEGERVSLRGTAPNLTKTLLNGHSVATADWFILDQVASTRSFNYLTLPAEIIGRLEVYKSPQADVEEGGVGGTINVITRNPLDLEPLTLSASVQGVYSDLSGKFDPQLSGLVSWKNEAETFGVLVGAIYQKRRTRRDGLEIFGYRSFPVGGGQSALVPTLIGSTMFEQDRERYGANIGIQFRPSDELEVNITGLYSRFNADNFNQNYIAWGEQALGGGGTISNAVVQDGVAVAGNVASRAGGTQGFGVVYDAIDRAAVAKTVSADFDLTYRPTDSLSVHFKAGWTKANGDTSNENFIEFAGPGAFAYDLRSGRPEVSFSNPNPLNPAGIRPDFARMQSVTNDDEEKYFYLDVEKQVEWGPMTALKFGVKYTDHDRVAERFATNGGVFTPGLRCGAAACTSADFATGSGMPGDFLDNIAAPGTLKDYWRVDPAKLRAIYGAQTAPGTDRFLVPGNSYSINEKAWGGYGLAKFGGDGWRGNVGVRVIETKQTSDGFIIGGANPQFTNPFGGFTPSTAKRSYTDILPSANLSVDLSPQVVLRFAAGKTVTRPDFVDITPGVDLNGTLLTGRGGDPNLDPYRANQYDLSIEWYPDRETIVALAAFYKDIQSYIVNTTSTEILPSVFVPGSQPAGCVAAGGGNPNLFNCPYQINRRSNGDGGRNQGFEFQVSRPIWGGFGAVVNYTYSDAKANNGDPIPGNSKHSLNLSGYFENDLVSARLSYNYRSKFFIDIDRAAPLNQAALSSLDASVSVNITDNIALTADAINLTNQKIEQYSGTRDRPRAIYDNGRQFYVGARLKF, from the coding sequence ATGACCAATGCAAGATATCTGCTCGCTTCGGCCAGCATTGGTACGCTGCTTTTTGCCGCTAGCGCGGCCCACGCCCAAGCCCCTGCCCCGGCCGCCGCCGACGCAGCGGAAAGTGAAATCGTCGTCACCGGCATCCGCGGCTCGCTCCGCGAAGCGATCGACGCGAAGCGTGACCTGTCGGTGATCGCCGACGTCGTGACCGCCGAGGATGTCGGCAAATTCCCTGATAAGAATGTCGCCGAGGCGCTCCAGCGCGTTCCGGGCATCGTCGTCAACCGCGAGTTCGGCGAAGGCGAGCGCGTCTCGCTGCGCGGCACCGCACCGAACCTCACCAAGACCCTGCTCAACGGCCATAGCGTCGCGACCGCCGACTGGTTCATTCTCGACCAGGTCGCCTCGACGCGCAGCTTCAACTACCTCACCCTGCCCGCCGAGATCATCGGCCGCCTCGAAGTCTACAAGAGTCCGCAGGCCGACGTCGAGGAAGGCGGGGTCGGCGGTACGATCAACGTCATTACGCGCAACCCGCTCGACCTCGAACCGCTCACCCTCTCCGCCTCGGTGCAGGGCGTCTATTCGGACCTGTCGGGCAAGTTCGACCCGCAGCTTTCGGGCCTCGTCAGCTGGAAGAATGAAGCCGAAACCTTCGGCGTCCTCGTCGGCGCCATCTATCAGAAGCGCCGCACGCGCCGCGACGGGCTCGAAATCTTTGGCTACCGCTCCTTTCCCGTCGGCGGCGGGCAGAGCGCGCTGGTCCCGACGCTGATCGGTTCGACGATGTTCGAACAGGACCGCGAACGCTATGGCGCCAATATCGGCATCCAGTTCCGTCCGTCGGACGAACTCGAAGTCAACATCACCGGCCTCTATTCGCGCTTCAACGCCGACAACTTCAACCAGAACTATATCGCATGGGGCGAACAGGCACTAGGCGGCGGCGGCACGATCAGCAACGCGGTGGTGCAGGACGGCGTCGCGGTTGCGGGCAATGTCGCGTCGCGCGCCGGCGGCACGCAGGGCTTCGGGGTCGTCTATGACGCGATCGACCGGGCGGCGGTCGCCAAGACCGTCTCGGCCGACTTCGACCTGACGTACCGCCCGACCGACAGCCTGTCGGTGCATTTCAAGGCCGGCTGGACCAAGGCGAACGGCGACACGAGCAACGAGAATTTCATCGAGTTCGCGGGCCCCGGCGCCTTCGCCTATGACCTGCGCAGCGGCCGTCCCGAAGTCAGCTTCTCCAATCCCAACCCGCTCAACCCGGCGGGCATCCGCCCCGACTTTGCGCGTATGCAGTCGGTGACGAACGACGATGAGGAGAAATATTTCTATCTCGACGTCGAAAAGCAGGTCGAATGGGGCCCGATGACCGCGCTCAAATTCGGGGTCAAATATACCGACCACGACCGCGTCGCCGAACGCTTCGCGACCAATGGCGGCGTGTTCACCCCGGGCCTGCGCTGCGGCGCTGCCGCCTGCACCTCGGCCGATTTCGCGACCGGCAGCGGGATGCCCGGCGACTTCCTCGACAATATCGCGGCGCCCGGCACGCTGAAGGATTATTGGCGCGTCGATCCGGCGAAGCTCCGCGCGATCTATGGCGCCCAGACCGCGCCCGGAACCGATCGCTTCCTCGTCCCCGGCAACAGCTATTCGATCAACGAAAAGGCGTGGGGCGGCTATGGCCTCGCGAAATTCGGCGGCGACGGCTGGCGCGGCAATGTCGGCGTGCGCGTGATCGAGACGAAGCAGACCTCGGACGGCTTCATCATCGGCGGCGCGAACCCGCAGTTCACCAATCCGTTCGGCGGCTTTACCCCGTCGACGGCGAAGCGGTCGTACACCGACATCCTGCCGAGCGCGAACCTGTCGGTCGACCTGTCGCCTCAGGTCGTGCTGCGCTTCGCCGCGGGCAAGACGGTGACGCGCCCCGACTTCGTCGACATCACCCCCGGGGTCGATCTCAACGGCACCTTGCTGACCGGCCGCGGCGGCGATCCGAACCTCGATCCGTACCGCGCCAACCAGTATGACCTGTCGATCGAATGGTATCCCGACCGCGAGACGATCGTCGCGCTCGCCGCCTTCTACAAGGATATCCAGTCGTACATCGTCAACACGACCTCGACCGAAATCCTGCCGAGCGTCTTCGTGCCGGGGTCGCAGCCCGCGGGCTGCGTCGCGGCGGGCGGCGGCAATCCGAACCTGTTCAACTGCCCCTATCAGATCAACCGCCGCAGCAACGGCGACGGCGGTCGCAACCAGGGCTTTGAATTCCAGGTGTCGCGCCCGATCTGGGGCGGCTTCGGTGCGGTGGTGAACTACACCTATTCGGACGCCAAGGCGAACAATGGCGATCCGATCCCGGGCAACTCGAAACACTCGCTCAACCTGTCGGGCTATTTCGAGAACGACCTCGTCAGCGCGCGGCTGTCGTATAACTACCGGTCGAAATTCTTCATCGATATCGACCGCGCGGCACCGCTCAACCAAGCCGCGCTGTCGTCGCTCGACGCGTCGGTCAGCGTCAACATCACCGACAATATCGCGCTCACCGCCGACGCGATCAACCTGACCAACCAGAAGATCGAGCAATATTCGGGCACCCGCGACCGCCCGCGCGCGATCTATGACAATGGCCGCCAATTCTATGTCGGCGCACGCCTGAAGTTCTGA